The proteins below come from a single Gossypium raimondii isolate GPD5lz chromosome 2, ASM2569854v1, whole genome shotgun sequence genomic window:
- the LOC105788686 gene encoding cytochrome P450 94B3, with product MVFCFLLLFALGFFLFSFFVYFMRESKSFYAKKSVLMSSNTEPRSYPFLGSLISFYKNQYRLLDWYTELLSESPCQTIVVSRLGARRTVVTANPANVEHVLKTNFNNFPKGKPFTEILGDLLGCGIFNVDGELWSTQRKLASHEFNTKSLREFLVKSLHEEVENRLLPLLEEAMLTEKVIDFQDVLRRFAFDTVSKVSFGQDPCCLDLSRPVPPLVKAFDSASEICAMRGMAPVFLVWKMKRAFNIGSEKKLKQAVQFVHGCVLEIIRNKKRALEVETSAETEDLLSRLLSAGHDEEVVRDMMISFIMAGRDTTSSALTWLFWLLSKHPNAEKMMVKEVKSMVGNDEKRLDFQLLKEMNCVKACLCESMRLYPPVAWDSKHAVNDDVLPDGTFVGKGDRVTYFPYGMGRMEELWGKDRLEFKPDRWFEEPGAEHGLLKAVSAFNFPVFQAGPRVCLGKEMAFIQMKYVVASILRRFEIRVVCQEEPVLVPLLTAHMAGGLKVVVRRRELK from the coding sequence ATGGTTTTCTGCTTCCTCTTGCTATTTGCTTTAgggtttttcttattttctttctttgtctATTTCATGCGAGAATCAAAGTCTTTTTACGCCAAGAAATCGGTTTTAATGTCTTCCAATACTGAGCCTCGTTCGTATCCTTTTCTTGGTAGTCTCATCTCTTTCTACAAGAACCAATATCGTCTCTTGGATTGGTACACTGAGCTTTTATCCGAGTCTCCGTGCCAGACTATAGTGGTGAGTCGACTTGGTGCACGTCGTACGGTTGTGACGGCGAACCCGGCTAACGTCGAGCACGTGCTCAAGACCAACTTCAATAATTTCCCTAAAGGCAAGCCATTCACTGAAATCCTCGGTGATCTTCTCGGTTGTGGGATATTTAATGTGGATGGGGAGTTGTGGAGCACTCAAAGGAAGCTAGCTAGCCATGAGTTTAACACCAAATCATTGAGAGAATTCTTGGTGAAATCGCTTCACGAAGAAGTTGAGAATCGGCTGTTACCATTGCTTGAAGAAGCAATGTTGACTGAGAAAGTTATTGATTTTCAAGATGTATTGAGACGATTTGCATTCGATACTGTCAGTAAAGTATCATTCGGTCAAGACCCTTGTTGCTTGGATCTTTCGAGACCAGTGCCACCTCTCGTGAAAGCTTTCGATAGCGCATCGGAGATCTGCGCCATGCGAGGGATGGCACCCGTGTTTCTTGTATGGAAAATGAAGAGAGCTTTTAACATTGGgtcagaaaagaaactgaaacaAGCGGTTCAATTCGTCCATGGATGCGTTTTGGAGATCATCCGAAACAAAAAGAGGGCTCTTGAAGTTGAAACATCAGCTGAAACAGAAGATCTTTTGTCGAGGTTGTTGTCGGCTGGGCATGACGAGGAAGTTGTAAGAGATATGATGATTAGCTTCATCATGGCCGGAAGAGACACCACTTCCTCGGCATTGACTTGGCTCTTTTGGTTGCTTTCTAAGCATCCAAACGCCGAGAAAATGATGGTGAAAGAAGTGAAATCAATGGTTGGCAATGACGAAAAACGATTGGATTTCCAGCTGTTAAAGGAAATGAATTGCGTTAAAGCCTGTTTATGTGAGTCAATGAGGCTTTACCCGCCGGTAGCATGGGATTCAAAGCATGCAGTAAACGACGACGTTTTACCCGATGGGACTTTTGTCGGGAAAGGAGACAGGGTGACCTATTTCCCCTACGGAATGGGGAGGATGGAGGAGTTATGGGGCAAGGACCGGTTGGAGTTTAAACCGGACCGGTGGTTCGAGGAACCGGGTGCAGAGCATGGGTTGCTGAAGGCAGTAAGCGCTTTCAATTTCCCGGTGTTTCAGGCGGGTCCAAGAGTTTGCCTTGGGAAAGAAATGGCGTTCATTCAGATGAAGTATGTAGTAGCTTCAATATTGAGACGGTTCGAGATCAGAGTAGTATGCCAGGAAGAACCGGTTCTTGTTCCTCTCTTAACCGCTCATATGGCAGGTGGGCTGAAGGTGGTGGTAAGGAGAAGAGAATTGAAATAG